The Terriglobus roseus sequence CCCCCCGGTCTTCTCTGAAAACGGACGTGAACTCTTCGCTGGAGACGCGTTGCCACACTTCAATGAAGTGGATGAGTGCGCGGGGGTGGATGGCGTGGTGACGAACCGCGTGTGGAAGGCTCTTGGCCTTGATCCGTCGACAACACTGCATGACGTTCGCTGGGGCAAGACGTTTGGCGATGATTTTGTATGGCTGTGGCAGATCAGCGGCGCTGCGCCTGCAAGCCACTTCATCGGTGGCTACGCAGGCGCTGAGAGTGATCGCCAGCCGCCCATGTACTTCCCACTGGGCGGCGGCACACTGAAAGGCATTGGACGGCCGGGCGACATCGTCTGGAGCCGCGTGTTCGTCGAAGCAGGAGCACTGCATATCGATATGGGCCTGGCAAAAGTAGTGTCGCTTCCCGCCGACGAGACTTCCGCACGTTGGAATGAAGTGACGCGGCAATGGCCCATGGTGAGCGTGGTAACGGAGGGCGTTGGACGCGATGCCTTCATGGCGCGCCACCGTGCAAACCACGTCAGCATTGCTTACGCCGGCAGCCGCGACCAGGCGATGCATGCGCTGCAGACTAAGGCTGCGATGTGTGCCGCGCTCGGCATCCGCGTAAATCTTTGTGGTGTGACGGTGTAGGCAGTCTCGACGGGAAGGAAACCAGCCACTAGGATGGCTGCACAGGTTTCCGGCCTCCGCATGAGTTCTGAACTTACGCACCCCGAACACGCTGAAGTCCTGCGCGCAACTGCGTTGACGAAGTCCTACGCCGGCGTGCGCGCGTTGCGTTCCGCGTCGCTGGATCTGCGGCGTGGCGAAGTGCATGCACTTATCGGCGAGAACGGCGCAGGCAAGTCCACGCTGACCAAGATCATCACGGGTGCCATTACCGCAGACCATGGGGACTTGCACGTCTTTGGGGAGCGGGTCAGGGAGAACGACCCTAACCGCTCGCGCGAACTTGGCATCTCTGCCATCTATCAGCAACCATCTATCTTCCCGGATCTGTCCGTCGCAGAGAACATCGCGCTGGCCCTGGAACAGGGCCGCAGTGGCTGGACGGTTCACTGGAAGTCGCGTCACGCGCGTGCCGGGGAACTGCTCGCATCGATGGGTGCTGACATTGATCCGTCACGCCCCGCACGCACGCTGAGCATGGCGGAGCAGCAGCTCGTCGAGATCGCCAAAGCCATCGGCGCGGATGCGAAGATCCTGCTGATGGACGAACCGACCGCTCTGCTGAGTGACCGCGAGACAGACAACCTGTTCGCACTGATCCGGAAGCTGCGTACGAAAGGTGTTGCCATCGTCTACATCTCGCATCGGTTGGAAGAGATCCTCTCTATCGCCGACCGCATCACGGTACTGCGTGATGGCGAGACCATCGCCGTGTGCGACGCGTGTGATGTAAATAAGGCCCAGCTGATCCAGTTGATGGTGGGCCGTGAGGTCGCGTCGGTCTATCCGAAGCGGCCCGTGCCGCTTGGCGATGTCGCTCTTGAAGTACGTGGTCTGTCGCTTGCCTCTGCAGGTCTTCGCAACATCTCGTTCCATGTACGCAGCGGCGAGATCCTCGGTTTCGCCGGTCTTGTCGGATCGGGCCGGACGGAGCTTGCCCGAGCGCTCTTTGGCCTGACGCCTTCGTCGACCGACATCTTCGTGCATGGCTCTCCCATCCGCATCGACGACCCAAGCGATGCGATCGCTGCGGGCATCGCCTATCTTCCCGAGGACCGGCGGCAGCATGGCGTGGTCCTGGACATGCCCATCGCACAGAACATCTCCATGGCTGACCTGCGCGAAGTATCGCGGCATGGTCTGATCCGTAGCGACAAGGAAGACGCGCTCGCGACCGGTTATCGCGACAACCTGCGCATCAAGGCGGCCAACATCCATGCGCCTGCCGGTACGTTGAGCGGCGGCAACCAGCAGAAGGTGGCTCTGGCGCGGTGGCTTGCAATCCATCCGAAGATCATGATCCTGGATGAACCGACGCAGGGCGTCGATGTGGGCTCGAAGTCGGAGATTCATGAGCTGATCATGGGCCTTGCCGAGCGCGGTATGGCGGTCATTCTGATCTCGTCTGAACTGCCCGAGGTGATGGGCATGAGCGACCGCATTGCAGTCTTCCACGCGGGCACCATCGCAGGCTTTGTCGAACGGGAACACGCTACGCAGGAACGCATCATGGCGATGGCCTTTGGCCATGCGGTGGAGACCGCCGCATGAAGCAGTACACCCGCGAGATCGCCATCGGCATCACCAATGTCCTGCTGCTCTTGCTGCTGGCCACGACGACGCATGGCTTCTTCACCGCCGACAACATTGCCGACCTCTTCCTCGCAAACATGCCGGTGATGCTGATGGCGCTGGGCATGACCGCGATCATCGTCACGGCTCAGATCGACATCTCCATCGGATCGATCTTCGCGTTATGCAGCATCGTGGCTGGGATCAGCGCCCGCGCCGGCTTGCCATCGCTTGCCTTCCTGCTCATTGCAATTGCCGTGGGTGCAGCCTGTGGTGCTTTGAACGGGGCGTTGACCGCTTATGTCAAAGTGCCTTCCATCGTCGTGACCCTCGCAACGATGGTGGCGCTGCGCGACGGTCTCCGCTGGGGCACACAGGGAGCGTGGGTGGGAGATCTGCCTCCAGGCTTTCTGCGTTTCGGTATCGGTCAGAGTGCGTACACGCTCCTGGTCCTGCTACTCACCGTGCTGTTGACGCTCGCCTCCGCCTGGGGCCTGCAACATCTGCGTGCAGGCCGCGCCGTCTTTGCGACGGGATCGAATGAGGCCGCGGCCACACAGCTTGGCATCAACACAAAGCTGGTTGTCTTCTCTGTCTTCACACTGACGGGGGCGCTCACCGGCCTGGCCGCAACATTGAACGCCGTGCGCTTTAACCAGGTACCAAGCAACAGCGGCCTTGGGCTTGAGATGAAGGTGATCGCAGCCGTCGCGGTGGGTGGCGCGGCCATTACCGGCGGCTCAGCCACGATCACCGGAACGGTGCTGGGCGTGATCCTGCTTGGCACCATTGGTCCCGCGCTTACGTTCCTGGGTGTCAGTGCTTATTGGGAGAAGGCTTTGCAGGGCGCGATCATTCTGCTTGCAGTCAGTGCCAATGCGTTGAGCGCCTACCGCCGGCGCAGAACCGCCGTGGAGGCGCCCGTTGCCGCCTGACACTCATCGCAAACCATTGCTCTCAACAGGCGAGTCAGCGCTGCTGCTTGCGCTGATCGCTGAAATTATCTTCTTCGCGTCGGCCGCACCGAGCTTTGCGTCGTTCGGAAACTTCTTTGAAGTCCTGCGGTTTTCCGTGGAGCTCGGTCTGTTGGCCGTTGCACTCACGCCCATCCTGATCACCGGCGGCATCGATCTCTCCGTTGGATCGACCATCGGCCTTACGGCTGTGCTCTTCGGTGTGATGACGCAGGCAATGCATCTGCCGATGCTCGTTGCCGTGCTACTGTCGTTGCTGCTTGGTATCGCAGCGGGAGCGCTGAATGCCGCACTGATTGCGGGCCTGCGGTTGCCTGCGCTGATCGTCACGCTCGGCACGTTCTCGCTCTATCGCGGCATCGCGGAAGGCATCACACACGGCGCAGTCAGCTTCACCGGTTATCCCGCGGGCTTCCTGCACTTCGGCCAGGGTTACTTCTGGAAGCTGGTGCCGGTCCAGTTGCCGATCTTCCTTCTGGTTGTGATCGCGTACGGCGTCCTGTTACATCGCTCTGTCATCGGGCGATCCCTGTATGCCATCGGCTTCAATGCGGAAGGTGCGCGCTATGCGGGCCTGCCCGTGCGTCGTCGGCTTGCGTTGATCTATGTGCTCTCGGGAGTTGTGGCATCGCTCGCCGCGATCATCTACGTCGCGCATCTTGGACTGGCGAAGAGCGACCTTGGCACCGGCTATGAGCTGCAGGCAATCGCAGCCGTTGTGCTCGGTGGCACGTCTGTCTTCGGTGGACGGGGCACCATCTTCGGATCGATGCTGGGACTGTTCTTCCTGTCGGTACTGCAGAACGGCATGCACCTGATGGCGTTGCCGTCGGAACTGTATGGCGTCCTCACGGGCCTTCTCCTGCTGTTGATCGTCTCTGCAGACCGACTGCGCACGAGCGCTGCAACCAAGCCGGACGAACTGACCGTGACGACGAGCCGCAGGCCGATCTACGCCATCGTCGCAGTTCTCGCAGTCGCGGGCGTCATCTTCGCGCTCCTTCATCGCGGTCACGCGGGCGGCAGTGGAGGCAAGCAATTAACGATTGCCGTCATGCCGAAGGCGAAGGGCGATCCTTACTTCATCAGCGCGCGCGCCGGTGCCGAAGAAGCAGCGAAGGAACTTCACATCAACCTGATCTGGGATGGGCCTACGAGTCTGGACGCATCCCAGCAAAACGAACTGGTGGAGAACTGGATCACGCGCGGTGTGAATGCCATCGTCGTTGCTGTAGAGAACAAGGGCAGCATCAGCACGGTGCTGCGCAAGGCGCGCGCACACGGGATCCCGGTGATGACATGGGATGCGGATGCGCAGACCGATGCGCGCGACTACTTTCTGAACCAGGCCACGCCGGAGGGTATCGGCACATCGCTTGCCGACGAGGCCGCTCGGCTGATGCCGCAGGGCGGACAGTACGCCATCGTGACCGGCGCACTGAGCGCAGAGAATCAGAACGACTGGATTCGCAACATCAAGGCACGCGTCGCAGCAGCGCATCCGAACCTGACGCTCGCGACCATCCAGCCCAGTGATGACGATCGCGATAAAGCCTTCAACGCAACGC is a genomic window containing:
- a CDS encoding sugar ABC transporter ATP-binding protein, coding for MAAQVSGLRMSSELTHPEHAEVLRATALTKSYAGVRALRSASLDLRRGEVHALIGENGAGKSTLTKIITGAITADHGDLHVFGERVRENDPNRSRELGISAIYQQPSIFPDLSVAENIALALEQGRSGWTVHWKSRHARAGELLASMGADIDPSRPARTLSMAEQQLVEIAKAIGADAKILLMDEPTALLSDRETDNLFALIRKLRTKGVAIVYISHRLEEILSIADRITVLRDGETIAVCDACDVNKAQLIQLMVGREVASVYPKRPVPLGDVALEVRGLSLASAGLRNISFHVRSGEILGFAGLVGSGRTELARALFGLTPSSTDIFVHGSPIRIDDPSDAIAAGIAYLPEDRRQHGVVLDMPIAQNISMADLREVSRHGLIRSDKEDALATGYRDNLRIKAANIHAPAGTLSGGNQQKVALARWLAIHPKIMILDEPTQGVDVGSKSEIHELIMGLAERGMAVILISSELPEVMGMSDRIAVFHAGTIAGFVEREHATQERIMAMAFGHAVETAA
- a CDS encoding ABC transporter permease; translation: MKQYTREIAIGITNVLLLLLLATTTHGFFTADNIADLFLANMPVMLMALGMTAIIVTAQIDISIGSIFALCSIVAGISARAGLPSLAFLLIAIAVGAACGALNGALTAYVKVPSIVVTLATMVALRDGLRWGTQGAWVGDLPPGFLRFGIGQSAYTLLVLLLTVLLTLASAWGLQHLRAGRAVFATGSNEAAATQLGINTKLVVFSVFTLTGALTGLAATLNAVRFNQVPSNSGLGLEMKVIAAVAVGGAAITGGSATITGTVLGVILLGTIGPALTFLGVSAYWEKALQGAIILLAVSANALSAYRRRRTAVEAPVAA
- a CDS encoding ABC transporter permease/substrate-binding protein; protein product: MPPDTHRKPLLSTGESALLLALIAEIIFFASAAPSFASFGNFFEVLRFSVELGLLAVALTPILITGGIDLSVGSTIGLTAVLFGVMTQAMHLPMLVAVLLSLLLGIAAGALNAALIAGLRLPALIVTLGTFSLYRGIAEGITHGAVSFTGYPAGFLHFGQGYFWKLVPVQLPIFLLVVIAYGVLLHRSVIGRSLYAIGFNAEGARYAGLPVRRRLALIYVLSGVVASLAAIIYVAHLGLAKSDLGTGYELQAIAAVVLGGTSVFGGRGTIFGSMLGLFFLSVLQNGMHLMALPSELYGVLTGLLLLLIVSADRLRTSAATKPDELTVTTSRRPIYAIVAVLAVAGVIFALLHRGHAGGSGGKQLTIAVMPKAKGDPYFISARAGAEEAAKELHINLIWDGPTSLDASQQNELVENWITRGVNAIVVAVENKGSISTVLRKARAHGIPVMTWDADAQTDARDYFLNQATPEGIGTSLADEAARLMPQGGQYAIVTGALSAENQNDWIRNIKARVAAAHPNLTLATIQPSDDDRDKAFNATQTILKAYPQVKMIIAISAPAVPGAAEAVTQSGRTGVDVIGLSLPSICRAYIHAGSVQTIFLWNTRDLGYLTVYAGALKAQGKIAPGATSVHVGRLGDLKVRGSEIVLGVPLKIDRSNVDQLKF